The following proteins are encoded in a genomic region of Haloarcula salinisoli:
- the urtB gene encoding urea ABC transporter, permease protein UrtB, which translates to MSEATLPAIVVYDIAALLFQFLNSFGFIILATVGLAIIFGMMGVINLAHGEFILIGVYGTALTYHAGLPLPVAMGAGVVVTTVFGVVVERTIVRHFYDRLLDSMVATWGLALVISQLLLIVFGSSLDSIGTPLGNVSYGPFSSSIYRSVLLPAVALLVLAGLYVLFTRTEFGIKARATIEDPETARAMGIDTDRMYVATFAIGSALAGLTGALYAPALGSITPNRGSTFLVEAFVAVVVGGPSVILGTLSASGLLSVFNAGGSFFFGTFIGQMLLLLVAIVALRFLPDGITGYVDDWRQRRRAEE; encoded by the coding sequence GTGAGTGAAGCCACGCTGCCGGCCATCGTGGTGTACGACATCGCCGCGCTGTTGTTCCAGTTCCTGAACAGCTTCGGCTTCATCATCCTCGCGACCGTCGGGCTGGCTATCATCTTCGGCATGATGGGCGTCATCAACCTCGCCCACGGGGAGTTCATCCTCATCGGCGTCTACGGGACGGCCCTGACCTATCACGCGGGCCTCCCGCTCCCGGTGGCGATGGGTGCCGGCGTCGTCGTCACGACCGTGTTCGGTGTGGTCGTCGAACGGACTATCGTCCGACACTTCTACGACCGGCTGCTGGACTCGATGGTGGCGACGTGGGGGCTGGCCCTCGTCATCTCCCAGCTGCTGCTCATCGTCTTCGGCTCCAGCCTCGACAGCATCGGGACGCCGCTCGGGAACGTCAGCTACGGCCCGTTCTCGTCGTCGATATATCGGAGTGTGTTGCTCCCGGCCGTCGCGCTGTTGGTGCTTGCCGGGCTGTACGTGCTGTTTACCCGCACCGAGTTCGGTATCAAAGCACGAGCTACCATCGAGGACCCCGAGACAGCACGGGCGATGGGTATCGACACCGACCGGATGTACGTCGCGACGTTCGCTATCGGCTCCGCGCTGGCGGGGCTGACCGGCGCGCTGTACGCCCCCGCACTGGGCTCGATTACCCCGAACCGCGGGAGCACGTTCCTCGTCGAAGCGTTCGTCGCTGTCGTCGTCGGCGGCCCATCGGTCATCTTGGGCACGCTGTCGGCGTCCGGGCTGCTCAGCGTCTTCAACGCCGGCGGGAGCTTCTTCTTCGGGACGTTCATCGGGCAGATGCTGTTGCTGCTCGTCGCGATAGTCGCGCTCCGGTTCCTGCCGGACGGCATCACCGGCTACGTGGACGACTGGCGCCAGCGCAGGAGGGCCGAGGAATGA
- a CDS encoding ABC transporter permease subunit, with translation MSGAVDSVVSILSGIRGRLEGPNTYGNSLVFWVAFVLAVFWLALYPLVTDPYTIIQTSRYFAVAFLALSLCFIWGYAGVLSFGQVAFFGVAAYTFGAIGINLSSAMGVTVAIVGAVVVGTLAAALLGYFMFYGGVRDTYVTIMTLVVALVLNTFMAQTAGSEWAIGKAQLGGFNGMTDIPSLTLGIGETAMVFERGALYYALLVSLVLVYLGLRVLLNSSFGMTMVAIREDEARTETFGYNVPFVKLVVFTIGGSLAALGGVFYASWGNYVDPSVFGIAFAALPVVWVSVGGRESLIGALGATLAIEQMRTALSSGIGPIGSEWALVIVGGLLLGVILFMPAGVVPTVDSLVKRLQERRSEQGQSAQPTEEAVE, from the coding sequence ATGAGCGGCGCCGTCGACTCGGTGGTGTCAATCCTCAGTGGGATTCGGGGACGGCTCGAAGGCCCCAACACCTACGGCAACTCGCTGGTGTTCTGGGTCGCGTTCGTCCTCGCGGTCTTCTGGCTCGCCCTCTATCCGCTGGTGACCGACCCCTACACCATCATCCAGACCTCGCGGTACTTCGCCGTCGCGTTCCTCGCGCTGAGCCTCTGTTTCATCTGGGGGTACGCCGGGGTGTTGAGCTTCGGACAGGTCGCCTTCTTCGGCGTCGCGGCCTACACCTTCGGCGCTATCGGCATCAACCTCTCGTCGGCGATGGGCGTCACCGTCGCTATCGTGGGGGCCGTCGTCGTCGGGACCCTGGCCGCCGCCCTGCTGGGCTATTTCATGTTCTACGGGGGCGTCCGGGACACCTACGTCACGATAATGACGCTCGTCGTGGCCCTCGTGTTGAACACGTTCATGGCCCAGACGGCGGGCAGCGAGTGGGCCATCGGCAAAGCCCAGCTGGGGGGGTTCAACGGGATGACCGACATCCCGAGTCTCACGCTCGGCATCGGCGAGACAGCCATGGTCTTCGAGCGGGGTGCGCTGTACTACGCGTTGCTCGTCTCGCTCGTCCTGGTCTATCTTGGCCTGCGTGTCCTGCTCAACAGCTCGTTCGGAATGACGATGGTCGCGATTCGCGAGGACGAAGCCCGGACCGAGACGTTCGGCTACAACGTCCCGTTCGTGAAACTCGTGGTGTTCACCATCGGCGGCTCGCTGGCCGCCCTCGGCGGCGTGTTCTACGCGAGCTGGGGCAACTACGTCGACCCCAGCGTCTTCGGGATTGCCTTCGCCGCGCTCCCCGTCGTCTGGGTCAGCGTCGGCGGCCGCGAATCGCTCATCGGTGCCCTCGGCGCGACGCTGGCGATAGAGCAGATGCGAACCGCCCTCTCCAGCGGTATCGGCCCCATCGGCTCTGAGTGGGCGCTCGTCATCGTCGGTGGACTCCTGCTGGGCGTGATTCTGTTCATGCCCGCCGGTGTCGTCCCGACGGTGGACAGCCTCGTCAAGAGACTGCAGGAGCGGCGGTCCGAGCAGGGCCAGTCGGCTCAACCAACCGAGGAGGCGGTCGAATGA